One genomic window of Mauremys mutica isolate MM-2020 ecotype Southern chromosome 5, ASM2049712v1, whole genome shotgun sequence includes the following:
- the RPL7L1 gene encoding 60S ribosomal protein L7-like 1: MLSGELERPLAAVDGRMRSDGGASLGVRRGARWQRSRMRTSGVTPDSGAGGPMAEPEPRRKIPLVPENLLKKRKAYQALKATQAKQALLEKRKHQKGKQIQFKRIETFVRDSRRKHRDDVRLKRMEQKPGQMVLPQGPKLAFVVRIAEIKGVSLRVRRVIQMLRLRKIFSGTFIKLTPSSLKMLRTVEPYVAWGHPNLKSVRELILKRGQAKINKKRVPLTDNTLIEEHLGKFDIICLEDLIHEIYSAGKHFREITNFLWPFHLSVARHAARNKVGFVKEIGEPGYRGEGINKLIRQLN; the protein is encoded by the exons ATGCTTTCAGGGGAGCTAGAGAGGCCGCTGGCGGCGGTAGACGGACGCATGCGCAGTGATGGCGGCGCCTCTCTGGGTGTACGGCGCGGTGCTCGTTGGCAACGTAGCCGCATGCGCACTAGCGGCGTGACGCCAGACTCCGGCGCAGGAGGCCCCATGGCGGAGCCGGA GCCCAGAAGGAAGATCCCCCTGGTGCCGGAGAACTTGCTGAAGAAGCGGAAGGCGTATCAGGCCCTCAAGGCCACCCAGGCAAAGCAGGCGCTGCTGGAAAAGAGGAAG CACCAGAAGGGGAAGCAGATACAGTTCAAACGTATTGAGACATTTGTTCGAGATTCACGGCGCAAACATAGAGATGATGTCCGGCTGAAGCGCATGGAACAGAAGCCTGGCCAAATGGTTCTACCTCAGGGCCCCAAGTTGGCCTTTGTTGTACGGATTGCAGA GATTAAAGGGGTGAGCCTAAGGGTGCGGAGGGTGATACAGATGCTGCGGTTGAGGAAGATTTTCAGCGGCACATTCATTAAACTGACTCCATCCTCACTGAAGATGCTGCGCACTGTAGAGCCCTATGTAGCATGGGG ACATCCCAATCTGAAATCTGTACGAGAGCTCATCCTGAAACGAGGTCAAGCAAAGATCAACAAGAAGAGGGTTCCTTTGACAGACAACACTCTGATAGAGGAGCATCTAG GAAAGTTTGATATTATTTGCCTGGAAGATCTTATTCATGAAATTTATTCAGCTGGGAAGCATTTCCGAGAAATCACTAACTTCTTATGGCCATTTCATCTCTCTGTTGCTCGCCATGCTGCACGTAATAAAGTGGGTTTCGTCAAGGAGATAGGTGAACCTGGGTACCGAGGCGAGGGAATCAACAAGCTCATACGTCAGCTGAACTAG